The following proteins come from a genomic window of Candidatus Zixiibacteriota bacterium:
- a CDS encoding proton-conducting transporter membrane subunit translates to MKFLFLLSPPLLAALLAFLARPCHRTVRWTGAALSLVSLGAALAFARVIVSGGEAPTFGPGELLRIDGLSALLAICVAAVWSLAGFFGPGMGAESGENPAQRRRYHVFVNLFAFAMLLAVSANNVGVLWIALEATTIFSAVLIPLSLTRGSVEASWKYILLSSVGITLAFVGTVLAYFDFVALSGRVENALNWPVLVAAAPRLHPEVMRLAFVFIVVGFGTKAGIAPMHTWLPDAHSEAPPALSAMMSGVLLAVALYAIARWKVVADAALGPAFSGQLLLGLGLFSVAVAAFSLVIQRNYKRMLAYSSIEHTGLICIGLGLGPAGAFAALLHLICHAAAKSMLFLLSGRVLHRYGTTELGGVSGMLQVMPWTGALFLTGVLAIVGLPPFGLFVSEFALIRAGFAAGRPGLMGAVLALLGVGFIAVLRHANRMLYGAFPEGVVAGEGGRWRLAPLFVSVGVLLFLGLMLPPPIEALFRRAAEVVAR, encoded by the coding sequence ATGAAGTTTCTTTTCTTGCTCTCTCCCCCGCTTCTTGCGGCGCTGCTCGCCTTCCTCGCGCGCCCCTGCCACCGCACCGTGCGTTGGACCGGGGCCGCGCTGTCGCTGGTCTCCCTCGGGGCGGCGCTGGCTTTTGCGCGGGTGATCGTGAGCGGGGGCGAAGCGCCGACCTTCGGGCCGGGCGAGCTGCTGCGCATCGACGGTCTTTCCGCGCTGCTGGCCATCTGCGTAGCCGCGGTCTGGTCTCTGGCGGGGTTTTTCGGTCCGGGCATGGGCGCGGAAAGCGGGGAAAACCCGGCGCAACGGCGGCGCTATCACGTCTTCGTCAACCTGTTCGCCTTCGCCATGTTGCTCGCGGTCTCCGCCAACAACGTCGGCGTCCTGTGGATCGCCCTGGAGGCCACCACGATCTTTTCCGCGGTGCTGATCCCGCTGTCGCTCACGCGGGGCTCGGTCGAGGCTTCGTGGAAATATATCCTCCTCAGCTCGGTGGGCATCACGCTGGCTTTCGTCGGCACGGTGCTGGCCTATTTCGATTTCGTTGCGCTGTCGGGACGGGTCGAGAACGCGCTCAACTGGCCGGTTCTCGTGGCGGCTGCGCCGCGCCTGCACCCGGAGGTGATGCGGCTCGCTTTCGTCTTCATCGTCGTGGGCTTCGGCACCAAGGCAGGAATCGCGCCGATGCACACGTGGCTTCCCGACGCCCATTCCGAGGCGCCGCCGGCGCTTTCGGCGATGATGTCCGGCGTTCTCCTGGCGGTCGCCCTCTATGCCATCGCCCGCTGGAAAGTGGTCGCGGACGCGGCTCTCGGGCCGGCCTTCTCCGGCCAGTTGCTCCTCGGGCTGGGGCTGTTCTCGGTGGCGGTGGCGGCCTTCAGCCTGGTCATCCAGCGCAATTACAAGCGCATGCTGGCCTACTCCAGCATCGAGCACACCGGCTTGATCTGCATCGGCCTGGGCCTGGGGCCGGCGGGGGCGTTCGCCGCGCTCCTGCACCTGATCTGTCACGCAGCGGCGAAATCCATGCTGTTCTTGCTGTCCGGCCGAGTGCTGCATCGCTACGGCACGACCGAGCTGGGAGGGGTTTCGGGAATGCTTCAAGTCATGCCGTGGACGGGCGCTCTCTTCCTGACGGGCGTACTCGCGATCGTGGGGCTGCCGCCTTTCGGCCTGTTCGTTTCCGAGTTCGCGCTGATCCGGGCCGGCTTCGCCGCCGGACGGCCGGGACTCATGGGCGCTGTGCTTGCGCTGCTCGGCGTGGGCTTCATCGCAGTCCTCCGCCATGCGAATCGAATGCTCTACGGGGCGTTCCCCGAGGGCGTCGTCGCGGGAGAAGGCGGCCGATGGCGGCTGGCACCGCTGTTCGTGAGCGTGGGCGTGCTGCTGTTTCTCGGGCTCATGCTCCCGCCGCCGATCGAGGCGCTGTTCCGCCGCGCCGCCGAGGTGGTGGCGAGATGA
- the pal gene encoding peptidoglycan-associated lipoprotein Pal, whose amino-acid sequence MYREQTGVPQVPGRCALVLVMLFLFAGCSPEAATKTPPGGVPQKATTAPERAAAAPSKSSQLSSLEALQKGTLGEGKDSGPLRDVNFDFDRYDLRPDAREILKGHAAWLKANPGVRVEIEGHCDERGTNEYNLALGARRAETVKRYLVDLGISADRLSTISYGEELPLCKEQSEACWAKNRRARFVVKTAPAA is encoded by the coding sequence ATGTACCGCGAACAGACCGGGGTTCCACAGGTGCCGGGAAGGTGTGCGCTTGTTCTCGTGATGTTGTTTCTTTTCGCTGGTTGCTCGCCGGAGGCCGCGACCAAGACTCCTCCGGGCGGCGTGCCGCAAAAGGCGACAACCGCTCCGGAGCGAGCCGCGGCCGCGCCGTCGAAGTCTTCGCAGCTGTCGAGCCTCGAGGCCCTGCAGAAGGGAACTTTGGGCGAGGGCAAGGACTCAGGCCCGCTTCGGGACGTCAACTTCGACTTCGATCGTTACGACCTTCGCCCCGATGCCAGGGAGATTCTCAAGGGACACGCGGCGTGGCTCAAGGCGAACCCCGGCGTTCGGGTGGAAATCGAAGGACACTGCGACGAGCGCGGCACCAACGAATACAATCTCGCGTTGGGCGCGCGGAGGGCGGAGACCGTGAAACGGTATCTCGTCGACCTCGGCATCTCGGCGGACCGCTTGTCGACGATCAGCTACGGGGAAGAGCTACCCCTCTGCAAGGAGCAAAGCGAGGCCTGCTGGGCAAAAAATCGCCGCGCGCGCTTTGTCGTCAAGACGGCTCCGGCAGCCTGA
- a CDS encoding sigma-54 dependent transcriptional regulator, with product MGAVDFLTKPVTGRDLTEAVRNAARAWEWRDGRGGEHPVPGGQPPNVVVGVSRGMRELFSLVERIAPYGGNVLICGESGSGKEIVAREIHRLSPRRNRPFVPVNCASVSDELLENELFGHEKGAFTGATEKKLGVFETANEGTLFLDEINEMGLKAQAKLLRALERKEFRRLGGTRKVKTDLRLISATNVNLEDEVKAKRFREDLYYRIKVIALTVPPLRERTDDIPYLIKAFLAELAKTTGKSNLRITAEAVARLQRYPWPGNVRELKNVVESMALMADGDILDVEDLPQNIRGCANCPEIRLPVGITMEEAEREIIRRYLEYFPTKKEAARALKMGLRTLYHKLRRSRLLASETTRQA from the coding sequence ATGGGAGCCGTAGATTTCTTGACCAAACCCGTTACCGGCCGCGATCTGACGGAAGCCGTGAGGAACGCCGCGCGGGCGTGGGAATGGCGGGATGGCCGGGGCGGGGAGCATCCGGTTCCGGGAGGACAACCGCCGAACGTGGTCGTGGGCGTCTCGCGCGGAATGAGGGAGCTTTTCTCGCTGGTCGAACGGATCGCACCTTACGGGGGCAACGTGCTCATCTGCGGCGAAAGCGGGTCGGGTAAGGAAATCGTCGCTCGCGAAATTCACCGTTTGAGCCCGCGGCGGAACCGACCGTTCGTCCCGGTAAACTGCGCGTCGGTGTCGGACGAGCTCCTGGAAAACGAGCTTTTCGGCCACGAAAAAGGGGCGTTCACCGGCGCCACCGAAAAAAAACTGGGAGTTTTCGAAACGGCGAACGAGGGCACCTTGTTCCTCGACGAGATTAACGAGATGGGGCTGAAAGCGCAGGCGAAGTTACTGCGCGCCCTGGAACGCAAGGAGTTTCGCCGGCTCGGGGGCACCAGAAAAGTAAAAACCGACCTGCGGCTGATTTCGGCCACCAATGTCAACCTGGAAGACGAGGTCAAGGCGAAAAGATTTCGCGAGGACCTGTACTACCGGATCAAAGTGATCGCACTGACCGTTCCGCCGCTGCGAGAACGGACGGATGACATCCCGTACCTGATCAAGGCTTTTCTGGCCGAATTGGCGAAAACCACCGGGAAATCCAATCTCCGGATTACAGCCGAGGCGGTGGCGCGATTGCAACGCTATCCCTGGCCGGGCAATGTTCGGGAGCTCAAGAACGTTGTGGAGAGCATGGCTTTGATGGCGGACGGGGATATTTTGGATGTGGAGGATCTTCCGCAGAACATCCGCGGATGCGCCAACTGCCCGGAGATCAGACTGCCGGTCGGCATAACCATGGAAGAAGCAGAAAGAGAAATTATCCGTCGATATCTGGAATACTTTCCGACCAAGAAAGAAGCCGCCCGTGCCCTGAAAATGGGGCTGCGCACTCTTTATCATAAGTTGAGACGCTCCCGGTTGTTGGCTTCCGAGACCACCCGCCAGGCATAG
- a CDS encoding pentapeptide repeat-containing protein — MAGERNGDFRHILRKIQKQESLAGVDLRNLYLSGMDLSNLDLRGANFKGCRLNHGKLISSDLTNADLTDATLVNASFKKANLTGAVFRDAIVAGADFSEAQGLNPDVVNYLKAKGATGL; from the coding sequence ATGGCCGGCGAAAGAAACGGTGATTTCAGGCATATTCTACGGAAGATCCAAAAACAAGAGAGTCTGGCGGGCGTCGATCTCAGGAACCTGTATCTGTCGGGCATGGACCTTTCCAACCTGGACCTGAGAGGCGCCAATTTCAAGGGTTGCCGCCTGAACCACGGCAAACTCATCTCGAGCGATCTGACCAATGCCGATCTCACGGACGCAACGTTGGTCAACGCGAGCTTCAAAAAAGCTAATCTCACGGGCGCCGTTTTTCGCGACGCGATCGTTGCCGGAGCCGATTTTTCGGAAGCGCAAGGGTTGAATCCCGACGTCGTCAATTACCTGAAGGCCAAGGGAGCCACAGGGTTGTGA
- a CDS encoding HAMP domain-containing sensor histidine kinase encodes MRRARRAPPGNTLIDAFVRRIRNPLNALLLHIDSLEDEISEVARDAVRERLEKMRDVITELDAFLCEVLRVIELPSSGITAIDLNALLKEVETFARPEATKKDLTVAVRVENGVPMVQGDPIQIKQAILNILLNAIESSRPGGAITLATESRENSVAIKIEDRGGGISPAERDRIFDAFFSTKEGRAGLGLTLAREIVRLHGGQIVVSSEVGKGASFIVSLPVKP; translated from the coding sequence ATGCGAAGGGCGAGGCGAGCGCCGCCTGGAAATACCCTGATCGACGCATTCGTTCGAAGGATCCGCAACCCCCTGAACGCGCTGCTGCTCCACATAGACAGTCTGGAAGACGAGATTTCGGAAGTCGCGCGCGACGCCGTCCGGGAGCGGCTCGAAAAGATGCGAGACGTAATCACCGAGCTGGATGCTTTTCTCTGCGAGGTCCTGCGGGTCATCGAACTGCCGAGCTCTGGAATCACGGCGATCGACCTCAACGCGCTCCTGAAGGAGGTGGAGACCTTTGCCAGACCGGAAGCGACGAAAAAAGACTTGACGGTAGCGGTCAGGGTCGAAAACGGCGTTCCGATGGTCCAGGGCGACCCGATTCAGATCAAACAAGCGATCTTGAACATTCTCCTGAACGCGATCGAGAGCTCGCGGCCCGGAGGCGCGATCACGCTTGCCACGGAAAGCAGGGAGAACAGCGTAGCGATAAAGATCGAAGACCGGGGCGGAGGCATCTCCCCGGCTGAGCGGGATCGTATCTTTGACGCTTTCTTCTCGACCAAGGAAGGGCGAGCCGGCCTGGGGCTTACGCTGGCGCGGGAAATCGTGAGACTCCACGGGGGACAAATCGTCGTCAGCTCCGAGGTCGGCAAGGGTGCCAGTTTTATCGTTTCTTTGCCGGTGAAACCGTAA
- a CDS encoding NADH-quinone oxidoreductase subunit H — MEYVVGGLQAVLALALAPLVAGFVRWLKARLQNRRGAPPWQPYFELRKLFAKEVIVSGQASWLFRCAPYVVFASTLAAAFLVPFILVPGPMDGVGDLLALVYLLVLATFFLALAGLDPGTAFGGMGSSREMTVAAIAEPTIALAIFSLALGAGSTNLGRIVTQALGNPAAAISPGHLLAFAALLIVALAETGRLPVDNPATHLELTMIHEAMVLEYSGRYLALIEWAASLKLTIFLTLLANLFAPWGLATEVAPGALAVAVVSLALKLGLLGLVIAGLETRVAKLRLFRVPELLGVSFVLALLAVTSSFLLR; from the coding sequence GTGGAATACGTCGTCGGGGGACTGCAAGCCGTGCTTGCGCTTGCGCTCGCGCCGCTTGTCGCCGGCTTCGTGCGCTGGCTGAAGGCCCGCCTGCAAAACCGCCGCGGCGCGCCGCCGTGGCAGCCCTACTTCGAGCTTCGCAAGCTGTTCGCCAAGGAAGTGATCGTTTCCGGCCAGGCCTCCTGGCTCTTTCGCTGCGCGCCCTACGTCGTTTTCGCCAGCACACTCGCCGCGGCGTTTCTCGTGCCGTTTATCCTGGTTCCCGGACCGATGGACGGGGTAGGGGACCTGCTGGCTCTGGTCTACCTGTTGGTGCTCGCGACGTTCTTTCTGGCCCTGGCCGGATTGGATCCCGGGACGGCCTTCGGCGGCATGGGGTCCAGCCGCGAGATGACCGTGGCCGCGATCGCCGAGCCGACCATCGCGCTTGCGATCTTCAGCCTCGCTCTGGGAGCAGGATCGACCAATCTCGGACGGATCGTCACACAGGCGCTGGGCAACCCCGCCGCGGCAATAAGCCCCGGCCACCTCCTCGCTTTCGCCGCTCTCCTGATCGTGGCCCTGGCGGAAACCGGCCGTCTGCCGGTCGACAATCCGGCCACGCACCTGGAACTCACCATGATCCACGAGGCGATGGTCCTGGAGTACTCGGGCCGCTATCTCGCGCTGATCGAGTGGGCCGCGTCGCTGAAGCTGACGATTTTTTTGACGCTGCTCGCGAACCTCTTCGCTCCATGGGGCCTCGCGACCGAGGTCGCGCCGGGCGCGCTCGCCGTCGCCGTCGTCTCGCTCGCGCTCAAGCTCGGGCTGCTCGGCCTGGTGATCGCCGGGCTGGAGACCCGGGTGGCCAAGCTGCGACTGTTTCGCGTTCCCGAGCTGCTCGGCGTTTCCTTCGTGCTGGCGCTGCTGGCCGTGACTTCGTCGTTTTTGCTGAGGTGA
- the nuoB gene encoding NADH-quinone oxidoreductase subunit NuoB, with amino-acid sequence MLLSKILRTGIVTEPLDDESGELLQFFHQAGADIRRRLGRSLAVREVDAGSCNGCEIEIAGLTGPVYDSERFGIHFVASPRHADLLLVTGPVTRNMEVPLRKTYEATPAPKLVVAVGDCAANCGVFGGGYGVVGSVADVIPVDVQVPGCPPEPAQILRAILAAVGRLPRKG; translated from the coding sequence ATGCTGCTCTCGAAAATCCTGCGCACGGGCATCGTGACCGAGCCGCTCGACGACGAATCGGGGGAGCTCCTGCAGTTTTTCCACCAGGCCGGGGCGGATATCCGGCGCCGGCTCGGGCGCTCGTTGGCGGTGCGGGAGGTCGACGCGGGCTCGTGCAACGGTTGCGAGATCGAGATCGCCGGATTGACGGGGCCGGTTTACGACAGCGAACGCTTTGGCATTCACTTCGTCGCCTCTCCGCGGCATGCGGACCTGCTGCTTGTGACCGGACCGGTCACGCGCAACATGGAAGTGCCGCTGCGCAAGACTTACGAGGCGACGCCGGCGCCCAAGCTCGTCGTCGCGGTCGGGGACTGCGCCGCGAACTGCGGTGTCTTCGGCGGCGGCTACGGCGTGGTCGGCAGCGTCGCGGACGTGATCCCCGTGGACGTTCAGGTCCCGGGCTGCCCCCCCGAACCCGCCCAAATTCTGCGAGCGATCCTGGCAGCGGTCGGGCGGCTGCCGCGGAAAGGCTGA
- the hyfB gene encoding hydrogenase 4 subunit B — protein MTVSFLIAMAASYGVGALSALAGARGRFGRGLVAFAAAAGAAAGLALGLTALVSRAPLALSLPGLLPVGGGLALRVDPLGAFFLVVIGFGAIPAAIYGASYSAAYEDRPASLRLLGLMFHLFLLTMSLVPLADNVLTFLVMWEGMSLTSYFLVMTDAGEERARNAGLWYAGMTHVGLLLLASALLLLSGGTGAGAFADLRERAAGLGPGIRDVVFILAFLGFGSKAGIVPLHVWLPRAHPAAPSHVSALMSGVMIKMGIYGILRVALDLMGGGPAWWGGLVLGVGVVSALLGVLYALMEHDLKRLLAFHSVENVGIILIGTGAGLMFHHYGLASLAALGLIGGLYHVLNHASFKGLLFLGAGSVLHAAGTRDMERMGGLIKRMPWTGAFFLVGAMAISALPPLNGFVSEWLVFQALLGGVAVPVPEVAIVMPVAVAALALTSGLAAACFVKAFGIAFLALPRSPEAERAHESPFSMRLAMGLLALACVALGVAPFAVVPLLSAAVAALAGLPDTRAELAAGLSLQAPAAFGRMSPALMALGLALLVGAIPLALRVLRLASRPRPGDAWGCGRVGQTARMEYTATAFAEPLSRVFAEIYRPMRQLSVDFHPGSRYFVQSIEYRSGVTPWFEQFLYRPFLQSATFVAERVRRLQAGSLHLYLLYMAAVLALLLILARWL, from the coding sequence ATGACAGTCTCCTTCCTGATAGCAATGGCGGCGTCCTACGGCGTGGGCGCGCTTTCCGCGCTGGCGGGAGCGCGCGGCCGGTTCGGGCGCGGCCTGGTCGCCTTCGCCGCAGCGGCCGGCGCGGCGGCCGGCCTCGCTCTCGGCTTGACGGCGCTCGTCAGCCGCGCGCCGCTGGCGCTCTCGCTCCCCGGGCTGTTGCCGGTCGGCGGCGGGCTTGCGCTGCGCGTCGATCCGCTGGGAGCGTTTTTCCTCGTCGTGATCGGCTTCGGCGCGATTCCCGCCGCGATCTACGGCGCGAGCTATTCGGCTGCCTACGAAGACCGGCCAGCTTCGCTGCGGCTGCTCGGGCTGATGTTCCATCTTTTTCTTCTCACCATGAGCCTGGTTCCCCTCGCCGACAACGTGCTCACTTTCCTGGTCATGTGGGAGGGCATGTCCCTGACATCGTACTTCCTCGTCATGACCGACGCGGGAGAGGAGCGTGCGAGGAATGCCGGCCTGTGGTACGCCGGCATGACCCACGTCGGCTTGCTCCTGCTGGCGTCCGCGCTGCTGCTGCTTTCGGGCGGAACGGGGGCCGGCGCGTTCGCCGACCTGCGGGAGCGCGCGGCCGGGCTCGGCCCCGGGATTCGCGACGTCGTCTTCATCCTCGCCTTTCTCGGTTTCGGCTCGAAGGCGGGAATCGTACCGCTCCACGTCTGGCTGCCGAGGGCCCATCCCGCCGCGCCCAGCCACGTGTCGGCCCTGATGTCCGGTGTGATGATCAAGATGGGAATCTACGGCATCCTTCGGGTCGCCCTCGACCTCATGGGCGGCGGGCCCGCCTGGTGGGGTGGCCTGGTCCTCGGCGTCGGCGTCGTCTCCGCGCTCCTGGGCGTGCTCTACGCGCTGATGGAGCACGACCTCAAGCGCCTGCTCGCGTTCCATTCGGTCGAGAACGTCGGCATCATCCTCATAGGAACCGGCGCCGGCTTGATGTTTCATCATTACGGCTTGGCTTCCCTCGCCGCGCTCGGTCTCATCGGCGGCCTCTATCACGTGCTCAACCACGCGAGCTTCAAAGGGCTGTTGTTTCTCGGCGCCGGTTCCGTGCTGCACGCTGCGGGGACGCGCGACATGGAACGGATGGGGGGGCTCATCAAGCGCATGCCGTGGACCGGGGCGTTCTTCCTGGTCGGGGCGATGGCGATTTCCGCACTGCCGCCGTTGAACGGCTTTGTCTCCGAGTGGCTGGTGTTCCAAGCGCTCCTCGGCGGCGTCGCCGTTCCGGTTCCGGAAGTGGCGATCGTCATGCCGGTCGCCGTCGCGGCGCTGGCGCTTACGAGCGGGCTCGCGGCGGCCTGCTTCGTCAAGGCCTTCGGCATCGCCTTCCTGGCGCTTCCCCGCTCCCCCGAGGCGGAGCGCGCCCACGAATCTCCGTTCTCGATGCGGCTAGCGATGGGTTTGCTCGCGTTGGCATGCGTCGCGCTCGGCGTTGCTCCGTTCGCCGTCGTTCCGCTGCTCAGCGCAGCCGTGGCGGCGCTCGCGGGGCTCCCCGATACGCGCGCGGAGTTAGCGGCGGGCCTGTCGTTGCAAGCGCCTGCGGCCTTCGGGCGGATGTCGCCGGCGCTCATGGCGCTCGGCCTGGCGCTGCTGGTGGGAGCGATTCCGCTGGCGCTCCGGGTCCTGAGGCTGGCCTCGCGCCCGCGACCGGGCGACGCGTGGGGCTGCGGCCGCGTCGGCCAGACCGCGCGCATGGAATACACCGCGACCGCCTTCGCCGAGCCCCTGAGCCGCGTTTTCGCCGAGATCTACCGTCCGATGAGGCAGCTCTCGGTCGATTTTCATCCCGGCTCCCGCTACTTCGTGCAATCGATCGAGTATCGAAGCGGCGTCACACCCTGGTTCGAGCAGTTTCTCTATCGACCGTTTCTGCAGAGCGCGACCTTTGTTGCGGAACGGGTCAGGCGGTTGCAGGCCGGGTCGCTTCATCTCTATCTCCTTTATATGGCGGCGGTCCTGGCGCTGCTGCTGATTCTCGCAAGGTGGCTCTGA
- a CDS encoding NADH-quinone oxidoreductase subunit C has product MTDFSRLRSALERELGGGVKDVRARRRNELHVRIDRDDVRGLAALLRRDFGAELALLAANDRRGDKGAFEINYLFGNDRQDWFLHATLDLPPERSAFPSLATFHYPASRFEREVRDLFGIEAVGHPDPRPLVRHAFWPADYFPLRKDAPPPARFQDDGTPFPFLPVGGEGVYEIPVGPVHAGIIEPGHFRFSVVGETVIDLKIRLYFTHKGTEKLFEGRTPVEGVELAERISGDTTVGHALAYCRALEALADVEVPARAQWLRLVFLEMERLYNHVGDFGMICNDTGFAVAHSHCFRIRERLLRLNKRLTGNRLLRGAVVPGGVARDFLRDLDLAAELDAVLADFNDVVAISLDNAMVKDRLEGTGRLANRTARDLGVSGYVARASGIDADARRDHPFAPYDRLSFKVPVFDTGDVYARTLVRVEEARQSVELIKQALARAADGPLAVPLGTLPAHEPAFAIVEGWRGAIIHWLMADREGKLFRVKVKDPSFVNWPALSFALLKNIVPDFPLCNKSFNQSYAGNDL; this is encoded by the coding sequence ATGACCGATTTTTCCCGACTGCGATCGGCGCTCGAACGGGAGCTCGGAGGCGGCGTGAAAGACGTCCGGGCTCGTCGGCGAAACGAGCTGCACGTCCGGATCGACCGCGACGATGTGCGCGGGCTCGCTGCCTTGCTGCGTCGGGACTTCGGCGCGGAGCTGGCGCTCCTTGCAGCCAACGATCGTCGGGGCGACAAGGGGGCGTTCGAGATCAACTACCTCTTCGGCAACGACCGGCAAGACTGGTTTCTGCACGCGACGCTCGACCTGCCTCCGGAGCGATCGGCTTTTCCCTCGTTGGCGACCTTTCACTATCCCGCCTCGCGCTTCGAGCGCGAGGTCCGGGACCTCTTCGGCATCGAAGCCGTCGGTCATCCGGACCCCCGGCCGTTGGTGCGCCATGCCTTCTGGCCGGCGGATTATTTTCCGCTGCGCAAGGACGCGCCGCCGCCGGCGAGGTTCCAGGACGACGGCACCCCGTTTCCGTTTCTCCCGGTGGGGGGCGAAGGAGTCTACGAGATCCCGGTGGGGCCCGTGCACGCCGGCATCATCGAGCCCGGCCACTTCCGCTTCAGCGTGGTCGGAGAAACGGTGATCGATCTCAAGATTCGCCTGTACTTTACCCACAAAGGGACGGAGAAGCTGTTCGAGGGGAGGACGCCGGTCGAGGGCGTCGAGCTGGCCGAACGGATCTCGGGCGACACCACCGTGGGGCACGCGCTGGCATATTGTCGGGCTCTGGAGGCGCTGGCGGACGTGGAAGTTCCCGCACGGGCGCAGTGGTTGCGGCTGGTTTTCCTGGAGATGGAGCGGCTGTACAACCACGTGGGCGACTTCGGGATGATCTGCAACGACACGGGGTTCGCCGTCGCCCATTCGCACTGTTTTCGCATCCGCGAGCGGCTGCTGCGGTTGAACAAGCGTCTTACGGGAAACCGCCTCCTGCGCGGTGCCGTAGTCCCGGGAGGCGTCGCCCGGGACTTTCTGCGGGACCTTGACCTGGCCGCCGAGCTCGACGCGGTTCTAGCCGACTTCAACGACGTCGTTGCGATCAGCCTCGACAACGCCATGGTGAAGGACCGGCTCGAGGGGACGGGAAGGCTGGCGAACCGGACGGCAAGGGACCTCGGCGTCTCGGGTTACGTCGCGCGGGCTTCCGGCATCGACGCGGACGCGCGGCGCGATCATCCCTTCGCGCCCTATGATCGGCTGAGCTTCAAGGTGCCGGTCTTCGATACCGGCGATGTCTACGCCCGGACGCTCGTGCGGGTGGAGGAGGCACGCCAGTCCGTGGAGCTGATCAAGCAGGCGCTCGCCCGGGCGGCCGACGGGCCGCTTGCCGTTCCCCTCGGGACGCTGCCCGCCCACGAGCCCGCGTTTGCCATCGTGGAAGGCTGGCGCGGCGCCATCATCCACTGGCTGATGGCCGACCGGGAGGGCAAGCTGTTCCGCGTGAAGGTAAAGGATCCCTCGTTCGTCAACTGGCCGGCGCTCTCGTTCGCGCTCCTCAAGAACATCGTCCCCGATTTTCCGCTTTGCAACAAGTCGTTTAACCAGTCCTATGCGGGAAACGATTTATGA
- a CDS encoding metalloregulator ArsR/SmtB family transcription factor, with product MPNSGELQIFKAEFFRALAHPVRIRILEILCGGDRSVQELQDALQVEQPLVSQQLAVLRAKNIVVARKLGTTVKYSVRDPLVGELLKVARLIFEKRLKDTQNMLRELRRESGR from the coding sequence ATGCCGAATTCCGGAGAGCTGCAAATTTTCAAGGCCGAGTTTTTTCGCGCCCTGGCTCACCCGGTTCGGATCCGCATCCTGGAGATTCTTTGCGGCGGCGATCGCAGTGTCCAGGAGCTGCAGGACGCGCTTCAGGTGGAGCAGCCGCTCGTCTCCCAGCAGCTTGCGGTGTTGCGCGCGAAGAACATCGTCGTGGCGCGCAAGCTCGGAACCACCGTCAAGTACTCGGTCCGGGACCCGCTCGTCGGCGAGCTGCTGAAAGTCGCCCGCCTCATTTTCGAGAAACGTCTGAAGGACACCCAGAACATGCTGCGCGAGCTCCGCAGGGAGAGCGGCCGCTAA